A single genomic interval of Corylus avellana chromosome ca10, CavTom2PMs-1.0 harbors:
- the LOC132163813 gene encoding protein ALP1-like has translation MGPVRGSRKRKKTEKKHEENASASGSPEEGPLDWWDEFSRRINGLQSPSKGLDNRFESVFKMSRKTFDYICSLVKEDMMAKSAHFVFANGKPMSLCDSVAVALRRLSSGESLVTVGDSFGLNHSTVSQVTWRFVEAMEGRGLHHLKWPSTEPEMAEIKSKFEKIRGLPNCCGVIDTTHIMMCLPQSDPTSNVWLDHEKNHSMVLQAIVDPDMRFRDIVTGWPGKMKDWLVLQSSNLYKLCDKGERLNGKNLKLSEGSEIREYIIGDSGYPLLPYLIIPYEGKELPESREEFNRRHHATQMVAQRALARLKEMWRIIQGVMWRPDKHRLPRIILVCCLLHNIVIDMEDVAQDEVPLSHDHDSGYHQQICGTVDIKGVHLRDKLSLYLSGRFPP, from the exons ATGGGTCCTGTAAGAGGGTCcagaaagaggaaaaagacAGAGAAGAAGCATGAAGAAAATGCTTCTGCTTCTGGGTCCCCTGAGGAGGGGCCTCTAGATTGGTGGGATGAGTTCTCGAGGAGAATTAATG GTCTTCAATCTCCATCTAAGGGTTTAGATAATAGGTTTGAATCTGTTTTTAAGATGTCCAGAAAAACCTTTGACTACATATGTTCACTTGTGAAGGAAGATATGATGGCTAAGTCTGCACATTTTGTGTTTGCAAATGGCAAGCCTATGTCGCTATGTGATTCAGTAGCTGTAGCTTTAAGAAGGCTGAGCTCTGGTGAGTCACTAGTGACAGTTGGTGATTCATTTGGGTTGAACCACTCTACTGTCTCCCAAGTGACCTGGCGGTTTGTGGAAGCCATGGAAGGAAGGGGGCTTCATCACCTGAAATGGCCTTCCACTGAACCAGAAATGGCTGaaataaaatctaaatttgagaaaatacgAGGCCTCCCTAATTGCTGTGGTGTGATTGACACAACCCACATCATGATGTGTTTGCCTCAATCGGACCCCACAAGTAATGTATGGCTTGATCATGAGAAGAATCATAGCATGGTTTTGCAGGCAATTGTGGACCCGGACATGAGGTTTCGGGACATAGTCACCGGATGGCCTGGAAAAATGAAGGATTGGTTGGTTCTTCAGAGTTCAAACTTGTACAAACTGTGTGACAAAGGAGAGAGGTTGAATGGGAAAAATTTAAAGCTCTCTGAAGGATCAGAAATAAGGGAATACATAATTGGGGATTCAGGCTATCCTTTATTGCCCTATCTTATCATCCCCTATGAAGGAAAAGAACTCCCAGAGTCGAGGGAAGAATTCAATAGGCGGCATCATGCCACTCAAATGGTGGCACAGAGGGCGTTGGCGAGGTTGAAAGAGATGTGGAGAATCATTCAAGGAGTGATGTGGAGGCCCGACAAACATAGGTTACCACGGATTATTCTCGTTTGCTGCCTGCTTCATAACATTGTTATTGACATGGAGGATGTGGCACAGGATGAAGTACCTTTGTCTCATGACCACGACTCGGGTTACCACCAACAGATTTGTGGAACCGTCGACATAAAGGGTGTTCATCTGAGAGATAAGCTGTCTCTGTACTTGTCTGGAAGGTTTCCACCTTGA
- the LOC132164612 gene encoding protein SOSEKI 5 yields MAVASRGRSATELQVPTKWRDREASPERTKVWTEPKLKPAEKRSVAVVYYLSRNGQLEHPHFMEVPLSSPEGLYLRDVINRLNLLRGKGMASVYSWSSKRSYRNGFVWHDLAENDFIYPAHGQEYVLKGSELLDPCLNRKLHETASSRSLRPPETDKSGEDPDYPLITRRRNQSWSSIDLNEYKVYKSESSGESAGKAAADASTQTDDKRRRRRPVREKEQVEEEEDEREEKGQQEMCQSQSTELSRGEISPPPSDSSPETLESLMKADGRLVLGSAGANEDNSNRTVEICPSGRMKASSVLMQLISCGSMSFKDCGPTPAKDEGFSLIGHYKSRLPRGAANNQAGTSSRISSFTGLKLEDKEYFSGSLVETNKKEEIPSLKRSSSYNADRSSQLQLAEGEAEGVSTKCIPRKPKTVPAKKDGNIDSSCMAAGGSSQRGSKRLDA; encoded by the exons ATGGCTGTGGCTTCCAGAGGAAGATCGGCGACAGAGCTTCAAGTCCCGACCAAGTGGAGGGACAGAGAGGCGAGCCCAGAGAGGACCAAGGTTTGGACCGAGCCTAAGCTCAAGCCAGCCGAGAAAAGGTCTGTCGCTGTTGTGTACTATCTCTCCAGGAATGGCCAGCTCGAGCACCCTCACTTCATGGAGGTCCCTCTTTCCTCTCCCGAAGGTCTCTATCTCAGAG ATGTCATCAACCGCTTGAATCTCCTCCGAGGCAAGGGTATGGCTAGCGTGTACTCGTGGTCATCCAAACG GAGCTACAGAAACGGCTTCGTTTGGCACGACCTCGCAGAGAACGATTTCATATATCCAGCGCACGGCCAAGAGTACGTTCTCAAGGGGTCGGAGCTCCTCGACCCGTGCCTGAACCGTAAGCTCCACGAAACGGCATCTTCGCGATCGCTGAGGCCGCCGGAGACGGACAAGTCCGGCGAGGATCCCGATTACCCTCTGATCACTCGGCGGAGAAACCAGTCGTGGAGCTCGATCGATCTCAACGAGTACAAGGTCTACAAATCCGAATCGTCCGGCGAGTCCGCCGGAAAAGCTGCTGCCGACGCGTCGACTCAGACCGACGACAAGCGACGAAGGCGCAGACCAGTCAGAGAGAAAGaacaagtagaagaagaagaagacgaacgAGAAGAGAAAGGTCAACAGGAAATGTGTCAGAGTCAAAGCACGGAGCTGAGCAGGGGCGAGATTTCGCCTCCGCCGTCCGATTCGAGTCCCGAAACCCTAGAATCTTTAATGAAGGCCGATGGACGGCTGGTGCTTGGTTCAGCTGGCGCGAATGAGGACAATTCGAATCGGACGGTTGAGATATgtccaagtgggagaatgaAGGCTTCGTCTGTTCTGATGCAGTTGATATCGTGCGGTTCGATGTCGTTCAAGGACTGTGGGCCCACGCCAGCTAAGGACGAGGGTTTCTCGTTGATTGGGCACTATAAGTCGAGGTTGCCCCGCGGAGCAGCGAATAATCAGGCTGGGACTTCGTCGAGAATTTCCAGTTTTACGGGGTTAAAATTGGAAGATAAGGAGTATTTCAGCGGCAGCTTGGTTGAGACGAACAAGAAAGAGGAGATTCCAAGTTTGAAGAGGTCTTCTTCTTATAATGCAGATCG GAGTTCCCAATTGCAATTAGCGGAAGGAGAGGCGGAGGGGGTGAGCACAAAATGCATCCCGAGGAAACCGAAGACGGTGCCAGCAAAGAAAGACGGTAACATTGACAGCTCTTGTATGGCGGCCGGTGGTAGCAGTCAACGAGGGAGCAAAAGACTTGACGCCTAA
- the LOC132164212 gene encoding transcription factor MYB48-like: protein MTPQEERLVLELHSKWGNRWSRIARKLPGRTDNEIKNYWRTHTRKKAQEKKQATSPSSSSSNCCSSSASNPTVDSLPFPETGEESFSDTGGPDTIAAAEKQMEEEQAGEKGYSMDDIWKDIALAEENYIKPVQDSFSVEGNFSCPPLASPSLEYCLDSLWRVDEEESKMLLPMSDQCFPFYGYGGASITG, encoded by the exons ATGACACCTCAAGAAGAGCGCCTTGTGCTGGAACTTCATTCCAAATGGGGAAACAG ATGGTCAAGAATTGCCCGCAAATTACCAGGGCGTACCGACAACGAGATTAAGAATTATTGGAGAACTCATACGAGGAAAAAGGCTCAAGAGAAGAAACAAGCTACctctccatcatcatcatcttccaaCTGTTGTTCGTCATCAGCGAGCAATCCCACTGTGGATTCATTGCCCTTCCCAGAGACAGGAGAAGAGAGCTTTTCTGACACAGGAGGTCCAGACACAATAGCTGCGGCAGAAAAGCAGATGGAAGAAGAGCAAGCAGGTGAAAAGGGATACTCCATGGATGACATATGGAAAGATATCGCTCTGGCAGAAGAGAACTATATAAAACCAGTCCAGGATAGCTTTAGTGTAGAAGGTAATTTCTCTTGTCCTCCTTTGGCTTCTCCATCATTGGAGTACTGTTTGGACTCGCTATGGAGGGTGGATGAAGAAGAGAGTAAGATGTTGCTGCCCATGAGTGATCAATGTTTTCCGTTCTACGGATATGGGGGAGCATCTATAACAGGctaa
- the LOC132164469 gene encoding zinc finger protein ZAT12-like yields the protein MKRGREEGAESIDMANCLMLLSKVGQIDITKNSPRPRAFVCKTCDRQFPSFQALGGHRASHKKPRLMAGDLFHHMPALPAKPKTHECPVCGLEFAIGQALGGHMRRHKAVMREGLLINHHRPVPVMKKSSSKRVLCLDLNLAPVENDLKLCS from the exons ATGAAGAGAGGTAGAGAGGAGGGAGCTGAGAGCATAGACATGGCCAACTGTTTGATGCTTTTATCCAAAGTCGGCCAGATTGACATAACCAAAAACTCACCACGTCCTCGTGCTTTTGTCTGCAAGACATGCGACCGGCAGTTCCCGTCGTTCCAAGCCCTGGGAGGCCACCGGGCGAGCCACAAGAAGCCGAGGCTCATGGCAGGCGACCTATTCCACCACATGCCGGCCTTGCCAGCCAAGCCGAAGACGCATGAGTGCCCCGTGTGCGGGCTTGAGTTCGCCATCGGACAAGCGCTAGGGGGCCACATGAGGCGGCACAAGGCTGTCATGAGAGAAGGCTTGCTGATTAATCATCATCGCCCCGTGCCGGTCATGAAGAAATCGAGTAGTAAAAGGGTGTTGTGCTTGGATTTGAATTTGGCGCCGGTGGAGAATGATCTCAAGTTGTGTAGTTG A